A window of the Halichoerus grypus chromosome 2, mHalGry1.hap1.1, whole genome shotgun sequence genome harbors these coding sequences:
- the IL9 gene encoding interleukin-9: MLLPSVVLASALLLCPVMSQRYLTLMGIKDVTYLIDKLQEHPASKCTCSSASVTNCLCLPIPSDNCTTACFQEGLSQMTNSIVETRYPVIFNRVKKTVQVLKNNKAQFFSCEQPCDQTTKGNTLTFLKSLQETFQKQGVMGKV, from the exons ATGCTCCTGCCCTCAGTGGTGCttgcctctgccctgctcctctGCCCCGTGATGAGCCAGAGGTATTTGACCCTTATGGGGATCAAGGATGTCACATACCTCATTGACAAACTGCAG GAACATCCAGCTTCAAAATGCACCTGCAGCAGCGCCAGT GTGACCAATTGTTTGTGTCTGCCCATCCCTTCT GACAACTGTACCACAGCATGCTTCCAGGAAGGTCTGTCCCAGATGACCAACTCCATAGTGGAAACAAGATACCCCGTGATTTTCAATCGAGTAAAAAAAACAGTCCAAGTCCTAAAGAACAACAAGGCCCAG TTTTTTTCCTGTGAACAGCCATGTGACCAAACTACAAAAGGCAACACGCTGACGTTTCTGAAGAGTCTCCAGGAAACTTTCCAGAAACAAGGGGTGATGGGCAAAGTATGa